Proteins encoded in a region of the Streptomyces sp. NBC_01471 genome:
- the aroB gene encoding 3-dehydroquinate synthase gives MTQDAPIRIQVGGTDGHDPYEVLVGRQLLGELPTLIGEQTQRVAVLHPEALAETGEAVRQDLADQGYEAIAVQLPNAEEAKTVEVAAYCWKALGQTGFTRTDVIIGVGGGATTDVAGFVAATWLRGVRWIAVPTTVLGMVDAAVGGKTGINTAEGKNLVGAFHPPAGVLCDLAALDSLPVNDYVSGMAEIIKAGFIADPAILDLVESDPEGARTPAGPHTAELIERSIRVKAEVVSNDLKESGLREILNYGHTLAHAIEKNERYKWRHGAAVSVGMVFAAELGRLAGRLDDATADRHSAVLASVGLPLTYRGDQWPKLLETMKVDKKSRGNVLRFIVLDGLAKPTVLEGPDPAVLLAAFGEVSA, from the coding sequence ATGACGCAGGACGCCCCCATCCGTATCCAGGTCGGCGGCACGGACGGCCACGATCCGTACGAGGTGCTGGTCGGCCGTCAGCTGCTCGGCGAGCTGCCCACCCTGATCGGTGAGCAGACGCAGCGGGTCGCCGTGCTGCACCCCGAGGCGCTGGCCGAGACCGGCGAGGCGGTCCGCCAGGACCTCGCCGACCAGGGGTACGAGGCCATCGCGGTCCAGCTGCCCAACGCGGAGGAGGCCAAGACCGTCGAGGTCGCCGCCTACTGCTGGAAGGCGCTGGGCCAGACCGGGTTCACCCGCACCGACGTCATCATCGGCGTCGGCGGCGGCGCGACCACCGACGTGGCCGGGTTCGTCGCGGCGACCTGGCTGCGCGGGGTGCGCTGGATCGCCGTCCCCACCACCGTGCTCGGCATGGTCGACGCGGCCGTCGGCGGCAAGACCGGCATCAACACCGCCGAGGGCAAGAACCTGGTGGGCGCCTTCCACCCGCCGGCCGGGGTGCTCTGCGACCTCGCCGCGCTGGACTCGCTCCCGGTCAACGACTACGTCTCCGGCATGGCCGAGATCATCAAGGCCGGTTTCATCGCCGACCCGGCCATCCTCGATCTCGTGGAGTCCGACCCCGAGGGGGCCCGTACGCCCGCGGGACCGCACACCGCCGAGCTGATCGAGCGGTCCATCCGGGTCAAGGCCGAGGTCGTGTCCAACGACCTCAAGGAGTCGGGCCTGCGGGAGATCCTCAACTACGGGCACACGCTCGCCCACGCCATCGAGAAGAACGAGCGCTACAAGTGGCGGCACGGCGCGGCCGTCTCGGTCGGCATGGTGTTCGCCGCCGAGCTCGGCCGTCTCGCGGGCCGCCTCGACGACGCGACCGCCGACCGGCACAGCGCCGTGCTCGCCTCGGTCGGGCTGCCGCTCACCTACCGGGGCGACCAGTGGCCCAAGCTCCTGGAGACGATGAAGGTCGACAAGAAGTCCCGGGGCAACGTCCTGCGCTTCATCGTCCTCGACGGACTCGCCAAGCCGACCGTCCTGGAGGGCCCGGACCCGGCCGTCCTGCTCGCCGCGTTCGGGGAGGTCTCCGCGTGA
- the aroQ gene encoding type II 3-dehydroquinate dehydratase, translated as MSGRVLVLNGPNLGRLGSREPDVYGATSYAGLVEACTLLGKELGFDVEVRETNDEGEMIRWLHEAADGAIPVVINPGAFTHYSYAMRDAAAQRTAPLIEVHISNPYAREEFRHNSVIAAVASGTVAGFGIGSYRLALRALAGELSG; from the coding sequence GTGAGCGGCCGCGTCCTCGTGCTCAACGGCCCGAACCTGGGCCGGCTCGGCTCCCGCGAGCCCGACGTCTACGGTGCGACGTCCTACGCGGGGCTCGTCGAGGCCTGCACCCTGCTCGGCAAGGAGCTCGGATTCGACGTCGAGGTGCGCGAGACCAACGACGAGGGCGAGATGATCCGCTGGCTGCACGAGGCGGCCGACGGCGCGATCCCCGTCGTCATCAACCCCGGTGCGTTCACGCACTATTCGTACGCGATGCGGGACGCGGCGGCCCAGCGCACCGCCCCGCTCATCGAGGTGCACATCTCGAACCCGTACGCCCGCGAGGAGTTCCGTCACAACTCCGTAATCGCTGCGGTCGCCAGCGGCACCGTGGCGGGCTTCGGGATCGGCTCCTACCGCCTCGCCCTGCGGGCGCTGGCCGGGGAACTCAGCGGCTGA
- a CDS encoding Pro-rich N-terminal domain-containing protein produces the protein MQHAVGAPLPPPPSGAAGWGQGAQHPGQPPGWVAPGLPPAPPAPPHLPPAPPSMETTGHIQLPPGGPVPLPAPPAASAPADTGNTTLAVLLIGPAGAGKTTVARHWARSRRMPTSHISLDDVREWVCSGFADPQTGWNDHSEAQYRLARRTCGFAARNFLANGISCILDDAVFPDRPVVGLGGWKRHVGPGLLPVVLLPGLEVVLERNAARSGNRRLGDEEVARIHGRMAGWYGSGLPIIDNSGYDVATTAQVLDDVLARSIASPPTW, from the coding sequence ATGCAGCACGCTGTGGGAGCTCCGCTGCCGCCGCCCCCGTCGGGCGCCGCCGGCTGGGGGCAGGGCGCCCAGCACCCCGGACAGCCCCCGGGCTGGGTGGCGCCCGGCCTGCCGCCGGCCCCGCCCGCGCCGCCGCACCTGCCGCCCGCGCCGCCGTCCATGGAGACGACCGGCCACATCCAGCTGCCGCCCGGCGGCCCGGTCCCGCTGCCCGCCCCGCCCGCCGCCAGCGCCCCGGCCGACACCGGCAACACCACGCTCGCCGTCCTCCTCATAGGACCGGCGGGCGCCGGCAAGACCACCGTCGCCCGGCACTGGGCGCGGAGCCGCCGGATGCCCACGTCGCACATCAGCCTCGACGACGTACGCGAGTGGGTCTGCTCCGGCTTCGCCGACCCCCAGACCGGCTGGAACGACCACTCCGAGGCCCAGTACCGCCTGGCCCGCCGCACCTGCGGCTTCGCAGCGCGCAACTTCCTGGCCAACGGGATCTCCTGCATCCTCGACGACGCGGTCTTCCCCGACCGCCCGGTCGTCGGCCTCGGCGGCTGGAAGCGCCACGTCGGCCCCGGTCTGCTGCCCGTCGTCCTCCTGCCGGGCCTGGAGGTCGTCCTGGAGCGCAACGCGGCCCGCAGCGGCAACCGCCGTCTCGGCGACGAGGAAGTCGCCCGGATCCACGGCCGGATGGCCGGCTGGTACGGCTCGGGGCTGCCGATCATCGACAACTCGGGGTACGACGTGGCCACCACCGCCCAGGTGCTCGACGACGTGCTCGCCCGGTCCATCGCCTCCCCTCCGACCTGGTGA